Below is a window of Nicotiana tabacum cultivar K326 chromosome 19, ASM71507v2, whole genome shotgun sequence DNA.
CAACCTTCTTACAAAGAAGGTCGTACATGAAAAAGGAATCTCTGGGGATAAATTGGCCGAATTGCTTCCAGAATTTTatggccatctataaacctccagCTGGTCGTGTTTCATTCCTACTCCATGTAAGGCCAATGAAGAGTGGGTTCGTGAGTTTTATGCAAACATAAAGCATACAAACTTCAACGACCCACAACTCACCATCAGAGAAAAAATAGTGAGGTTTGGAATTGAACAATTCAATGACATTCTAGGGCTGCCTGACCATTCACTTGAGCTGGTGCTAGAAAAAAATCATTGCTCAAACGGAGATTGGCTAGTTTTCAAACTTTATCCAGCAGACAAGAGAGAAAAATGGGCAAACAAGAGAAAGGGTTTGAAGTCTATCAACTTCACAATTGAAGCCAAAATGTATCTTTATATCATCTGCAACAGAGTATCACCCTGTGGAAATGTTTCGGATGTCTCATACACCAGAGCCTTGATCATTGGATGCATACTAGAGGGCATTCATGTGAATGTCAGCCATTATATCATGTAGGAGCTGAAAGAGTATTTGCTAGATGACAGCCCAGGCTTGATGTTCCCTTCACTAATTATAGAGGCGTGCAAGCGGGCTGATGTTGAGGTACGTAGCACCGATCGTTGGCTACCAGCCGACAAACCCTTTCATTCATTGAGAGAAACGGGGGAGGGTAGTGCAGTAAAGAGTAAGAAGAGGAAAGTCACCACTTCTGCCGGACCAGAGTTTTTTTCAAAGACAACCCTGCCTGAGGGGCCATTTAGGATGCTGAACTCACAGCTTATCTCTATCCGTGACTTAGTGTCACAGCTCCCTAGTGGGCCCTCACACTCCCAGCCCACACCAAAGTATTTTACAAGGGAGGAAATGAAGATCTACCTGGAGAACCAGAAGAAGCAAGCAGAGTCGCAAGAGAAGTTGACAGCTTCTGTTACCAGGCTCGAGGAAGCCTATGGCAACATAGCCAAGGCACATATAGATCTTCAGGTTGATTTCCAtaaggagaaagagaaaaataaataaaaaagaacaaGTTCATGATCAAGATGTGGAGAGGCATCAAGGTCGTCTTCAAATGAGGGCAGCCGAACAGGAAGATACCAGTCGAAGACAAAGATGATAGTGAAGAGTATTCCTTCCTCTCGAGTATTGCTGATGCTGATGCTGATACTGATGCTACCGATGATGATGAGGCCGAGAGCTCCACACGGCAGTGATTAGCTTTTTCCCGCAGTCTGCTAGTCTGATGCAGACCTCACGGAGACCCTCAAACTACTCTTGTTTTATCTTAATTTTGTGCAATGAGGACACTGCAATAtttttagttgggggtggcttTAGGGAATATGCTTTATTTGTACATTGATACTTAACTTGTGCCCTTGTCGGGCTTATGCTTTTGTATGGATATGGTGTGCCCTTGCCAGGCTTGTTCTACTATTGTTTATCATGTGCCTTTGCAGGGCGTAGTTTGTGATTGGTGATATAATTGCGGATTAGCcgcttttgttattctattttttttagttattttatttttattcctttagtttttattctattttatagagtagtttttagttattttatttttattaaatttagtttttattctattttctttagtaatttttagtttatattatttttatctctttaatAGTAATatactttgaaataaattttcttggattttatttatgctacggttctttcccaAGGAATATTGTTGTGTTGAACCaggtgacttttccctatgatggatggcatgaagattttcttaagggaattagtcttgttttgGTATGCGAAGATTTTTGGATTGTTTGGTACTAATAAAATTAGTCTCTTGTATATGAAGTGTGAATTAAGGATACCCCTCCAAATTTTGGTTGTAAATTAAAAAAGTAAGTTGCATggggaagaataatttttgtAATAACTTTTTGGTTCATTTTGTGACTCTTTGCGCACTAGTTGGCATGATATTGCTCTAATTGTTCTTAATAAGAAGTGAAATTGATCTGTCTTGAttagttcatgtgccatgtgtgttagtttttgtcaaaaataattcttgtgtttacttttatcatctagaacttgaccggttggtctttcaatgccaatgttaattatgtttggttggagggatggccttaggcattctttgtgatctttgaaaaaAAAACTCTCTTTATCCTTTCAAGCCTACcattatataaatattatcaCTAGTTAATCCTATTTGAGCCTTTATCTTTTTCTTTGGCCAAcacattacaaacctttaccattttgtgaaataatttccTCTCTTaaacccgtccctccttgaatattgagaatgaggctaaaagcctaagttggggatGTTGGTATTAATTGAAAAATGGTGAAGATGTACATTGTGTGTAGAAGCAAATACCTCAAAGTTGTGTTAGATGAAGATACTCAAGCTCcaataaataaaagtgaaaaatatatatgtgtgtgtgtgtgtatatatatatatataatattcccaactggtacatagaaaaaaaaatggagtcttgagaaaattagagaggtactttaaggtggttctatgttgataactagatgtcaataaggactatgtggtttaaaaagaagcaaagtgcaaaaagaaagacaaatgtgagtagtgttcaaggagggtgtagtcacttgtatcccAAATGGTTATCCTAACCCTTCCCTAACCCTAtgttacaagcttaaaaagtccttatgggatctccaactgaatgttcttgaataggcggcaaattaaaataagggcaagcttatggtatgaTATTGTATAACATTTGAAATTCTTTGTTGTgagtgagtgtctttgtgcaTTTGTCCCTTGTGTCATTATTgtaaatatgatgattttgggaatttctttcttgtgagggcacatggattATGATAGATTGGTGACATTGATAAATTCCAAGTTGTATAAATTGAGCATATGTAGTAgactagtgcttttgagtcacttcttgaggcttgGTTGTTGTCACTTGGTTATTTTGAAACTCCATTGCATTCTTGAAATTGTTTTAGATGAGGGAGTTTTTTGGTTGAAATTCACatgcttgagcctaattattagcACCAACCAAAACCATAAGTATTGTGCTTAATTGAAGAATGTGATTTGAAGATGATAGCGATGCTAATTAAGCTTTAAATGTTAGAGCCTCATTAAGTATTTGGCTTtgattttcttgaggacaagcaaaatcttTAAGTTGGGGTATTGAtaagtggtgattttaccatttattttagtttcttttctttagtttttgtgtcctttaattataaaataaggtaatttatggtgtgcattgctagattttcaggtaaatgaagTCTCGAAGAGAGTTGAAATCAAATGAAGCGAAATTGTgcaaaaaaagagtaaaagaagtgAAAATATTTCCAGtgatctcgcatctgcgagaaaaagGGCCGCATTTGCGGAATGAGGCGTGTAAGTCTGGAACTGCATCTGCTCTAGACAAACCGCTTCTGCAGTTGCGCTTTTGTGCTCATtttgccgcttctgcggaataGCCACTTCCAccaattttcgcttctgcgaacagGAATCCACATCtgcggaaccgcacctgcgaggatacttccgcaggtgcggtcaatgGGCTTCAGACCTGCACACTTATGtcatttcacattttcttcatTCCAAACCGACCTAGAAGATTGAAAACGCATCTTTGGCGGCCTTTGAAAGTCTCTGCACATCTTGGGCATCTTTTGGAGTTAGgattcttgcacacacacttgggtcttgaagatttggaatttttggttgagaatttcttacccatttatattcaattcttcattttcttgctttgtattgaatatctaagtgtgtagtatttttttcaGCATttaaatcttgtttatgggaatattcatatttaaagtatggattaaataccttgttgtgttTATGTATtaaacgatttttatttattatgaattgagttattgtttctttaattaatcttgttattgaatatttccaaagggattagctaaccctaggactcacccattcacttcgaattaattttgaaaaaaataattcagggttagaaaagattaattaacaagaacttgaggcgttatctctcactttatagattctacataggaataggattgaactacttgtagccatattcgggtgtccTTAacctcttaattattttagggataattcaattaggaagtcttatTAGTCTTcgaaagaagctaatatagaattattacccgaggttaattaataataaactcactcatatttataaaatcgtgaataatattggatcgttacttgagtgtaatttccaatgcatccatgcttgtcgtcattgatcattttacttgccttttaggttagtttatatttttgcaattagttataaatatttgctcaaaatatttctaagtgtttggcttagcataataagtgataattctcttacacgcctaatcgcctatatattgttctatgtgggattcgaccccgactcatagttgggtaaattatattgcatgcgaccgtgtccatttactttttagttgttgatttggacgtcatcaatcCTTGATTTTGAACTCTGAATTGAGAAACAACTTGAGGTCCAATTGTTCACTAGAATCATCTCCTGTAATTAGTAGACCATCAATGTAGACTGCAACAATAGTGgttcttccttttattttttcaaagaaaagagAATAATCGTTGAGAGAATGTGAATACCCCTTAAAATTCATGGCAGTTGTGAGACTCACATACCATTGTCTTGAGGCTTGATGCagtccgtataaggattttttcAAAAGGCAAACATGGTTGGGATGGAGGTGTTGTGCATGCTGGAAATTTCATAAAAACCTCTTCTTGTAAGTCACCATGCAAGAATGCATCGTTGACATCTAATTGAAAAAATTTCCAATCTTTCTTGACTGCAATTGCAAGTAGGCCTCTGATTGTTGTCATCTTGACAATTGGGGAAAAAGTCTCATTGAAGTCTATTCCTTCCCTTTGTGTATATCCCCTGATAACCAAACGTGTCTTGAACCTTTCCAATGAACCATTTGATTTGTACTTGACCTTGTAAACCCATTTATAAGGAAGTGTTTTCTTGCCTTTGGTCAGAGGTACAACCTCCCAAGTTTAGTTAACCTCAAGTGCTTCCAGCTCCCTGGCCATTGCCTCTTTCCACCCAAGGTGTAAAATAGCTTATGAGTAAGAGATGGGTTCAGATAGATAGAAAGTGGAGTTGATAATAGACTGATTAGAAAGAGAAAGAGCAGTGAAGGGCATAATAGGTGGATCAATTGGTGCAGAGAAGCAAGAGTTAGTGAGTTCAGTTAGATAGACAGAATTACAAACATAATCATTTAGATAGGATGGTGCATTGTATGTTCTAGAGGACTTTCTAGGCTCAGGAATAGAAATAGACATTTATGATGTAGAGGTTGAAGGAACAGGTGAGTGTGAATGTATTTTGGAGACTGTTTGAGGTTTGAGTGATAGGTTGGGTGAAATGGAGTGTGATCTTTGAGGTGAGGGAGAAGGTGTTCCGGAGACCGGTTGAGAGTGTGATGTGCAAGGTGGAGTAGAGTGAGGGGAAGAAGCCAGAGGTTCTGGTGAATCAAAATGTGGTGTAGAAATGACAGAGTGTCATTGGTCATGATAATAGGGAAGATCAGTTATGGAGAATGGTTGAGAGAGGCAAAGGGGTACAGATCCTCATAGAAGTGAACATCTCTTGAGAATGAGATCTTCTTGGTCTCCAAGTCCATGACTTTGTATCTCTTTTGGAATATAGGATAGCCTAAAAATACACATGCTTTTGCCATTGGCTCAAATTTACTTCTTCCACCACACAGAGCAGATGCATAGCAAAGACACCTAAAACTCCTTAGTGAATCATAAGTAGGAACATGTTTGTACAAAACAAAGTAAGGTGATTTCCCTTTAAGCACTTTAGAAGGTAACATGTTGATTAAAAATGTAGCTGTTAGCAAGCATTCTTCCCAATAAGAAATGAGAAGTTTAGATTGAAACAATAAGGCTCTGGCAATCTCCAAAAGATGCTTGTGCTTCCTCTCAACTATCACATTCTGTTGAGGGGTAGCcacacaagatgtttgataatattTAAGATAAGCAGCCTCTTGGGACCCTATTCCAAGCTCAAAGGCATTGTCAGTCCTAAGTTTCTCTACTTTCACTCCAAAGTACATTTCCACCATTACTAAAAATTCTTCAGAATTGCAAATGCATTACTTTTGGTACTTATTAGAAAAGTCAAAGCCCCTCTGCTATAATCGTCCATTATAGTTAAAAAATATTTGATTCTGTTGTAAGTTGGTACCTTATAAGGTACCTAGGTGTCAACATGAATTAATTCAAATGCCCTTTTTGGTTTAATATGACTCAAAGAAAAAGGAGTTCTAGTTTGTCTATCCTTGGGACATATATCACAGAAGCATTAAGAATTggaagaaaatgaaataaaagtgAGTTTCTTCATTGATGAAAAAAGGCAAATGCCCTAATATAATGTGCCAGAGGTATACATCAGAAATTGCACTTGCAGAAAAGGAAACAATGTTGAAAACTGACTAAAAACTTTTTGATTTAAAGATGAAACTATTTTTTCTTCTGAAGAAGTCCTAACTCCACTAGGCTCCAAGATATATAATCCTTCCCTtacattaccaaaaacttgagCCCTATTCATTAAAGGGGGCTGCAACATACATTTATCAGAAGTGAAAAAGAGAATAGAGTGAAATTGAAAGCAGAAACTATTTAACGgataataaattatatatgaaACTAGGCACATGCAACACATTTTCTAAGATAAAATCAAGAAGAATAGATATCCCGCCTATGTGAGTGACAGTAACCCTAAAAGAATTTGGCAGATTTATATGTAAAGGGACAGAAAATGGTGACAAAGATATAAAAGCATTTGAATCAAAACACATGTGTTTTGGGGCTCCTAAATCAATGTAGTAGAATTGTAAACTGAAAAACATAAACCAGAATACTTATTAATAGTACCCGCCACTACATTTACATTGATTTCTATACCATATTTTGCCACTTTAACTTATTCGATCAGTTGGACTAGTTGGCTGAATTGACCCTTTGAAAGGTGATGGTTAATGGTCTCATTATAATTGTTGTTATTGTCATATCCCTATTTTATTGAGAAAGTCCCATTGCTCCTCACTTGCATTTGATTTCTTTTAGTGAATTCAAAGTCTTCTGAAAACCCTATGATTCTGTAGCAGTCACTCATAGTGTGTCCTACCTTCTTGCAATGGGTACAAGACACATTTGGGTTGAATTTGGTTTTCTTTCCTTTGAAAGTTGAACTCTTTTGAGATGTGTTTGTTGCCTTCTGGGAGATGTTTCCATGTTTTTGTTAGTGTCCATAGGTTCTCTATGTTTGCTTCCCATTCTTTTGTGAAAAATTTGCATACCCTACAAAGTTATTTTGATTTGCTACCATGAAAGAAGAAGAATCAGTAGAAATAAGAGGATTAGCATAAACTTCTCTTTGATTTTCATCTTGTAAAATAAGTGAATAAGCATGGTTGATATTTGGTAAAGGGTTCATAATCAAAATGATTACCCTTGCCTGTCCATACTCATCATTTAGTCTTATTAGGAATTGAATTAGCCTCATCTAATGATTTCtccaatttttgttttctttcataaaACACAAAGACAATTGCATTTTACATCATAGTTGAGTGAGTCTAATTCATCCCACAATCATTTGAGCTTTGTGAAGTAAGTTGCTATATCATTTATTCCCTGTGTTAACCTTGATAATTCCTTTCTCGAGTGATAAAGTTTAGCTCCATTGGACTGTCCAAACCTGTGCTCTAAGGTGGTCCATATATCCGCTGATTTTGAGTAGATCACATTATCCCCAATGCCTTTGGACAGTGAGTTGAGAAACCATGAAGTCACCATGTCATTGCATCTACTACATGGTTTGTATTCCTTAGAAGTGACAGCTGGGGGAGGACAAGCTCCATTGATAAATTCTATTTTGTTCTTTGCTGAAAGTACTATTAGCATTAATCTTCTCCATCCTTGAAACCCCTTGTCATCGAAGGCAGCATTGACGAGGGTCATACCCGGTGTATCAGATGATGGAGGAAGTAAGCATGATTTGGATCAATTGTTGTAGATCCACCAGAAGCAGGTTGAACCAAGCTGGTCTAAGTGGTGTCTGGCATGATTGAGAATTGACATCGAAAAACGAAGAGAAGCGGAGATGAAGAACTGAAGGATCTAGcttattgctctgataccatgaaatAATAGGAAGAAACCAGTATTGTGAAAATTTTCTATGTAATTTTATTAACAGTTgcatactccctctgttccaacttatgtgaacctattttttttttggtctgttccaaaaagaatgacccctttctaaatttggtaataatttagcttaaacttacaattgtacccttaatgagaagtttttataaccacacaaatactctggggccctttttgacttgtttaggaccacaaattccaaaagtctttattttttcttaaatttcgtgtccagtcaaacaagttcacataaattgaaacggatagAGTATGTATTTATACAAGAAGAAATAATCTAAATTTGTTATGCTAGGCTACGTGTACTACTCTAATTTGTACCACTCTAACTAACTAATCAGAATATACaaaaggaataaagaaaataCATTTTACTT
It encodes the following:
- the LOC142173571 gene encoding uncharacterized protein LOC142173571, whose product is MTLVNAAFDDKGFQGWRRLMLIVLSAKNKIEFINGACPPPAVTSKEYKPCSRCNDMVTSWFLNSLSKGIGDNVIYSKSADIWTTLEHRFGQSNGAKLYHSRKELSRLTQGINDIATYFTKLK